The Flavobacterium commune genome contains the following window.
ATAACCTTTGGTATTGGTGTTTTCTTCTGTTTTAAGATAACCAAAACTAAACCATGATTCAGTTCCGGGAACAAATTCCCCATTTAATCTCAAATCCAATCCCTGTGCATAAGCTTTGGCATCATTATTTGCAGCATAACGTATTCTGACATTGTCAATTGTATAAGTATTGATATCGTTGAGTGATTTATAATACAACTCCGAAACCAATTTAAAAGGGCGTTGCCACATTTTAAAATCATATTCATTTCCAAGAACCAGCTGAACCGATTGTTGCGCTTTTACATTAGGCTGAACCGCTCCACCGGCATCCCTGAGTTCTCTGTAAAAAGGCGGCTGATAATAATAACCACCGGAAATTCTAAAAATCATATCCTTTTCCCAATTGGGTTTTAAAGCCAATTGCACTCTGGGACTAAAAACCGTTTGTGAATTTGTCGAAGAATCAGCGTTTGTTCCTGTGATTCCCCAATTTTGCATTCGAACACCTGCCGTGTACCAAAGTTGTGCGTTTTCCAGATTAGTTTTGGCACTCCATTGTGCATAAGCCGAAAACCGATTGATGGTATTAAAATTAACAGCAAACACACTTTGATACGGAACCAACGGGCCTGTAAAAGAAGTATAAGGTTCGTCTTTGGGGGCAAAATTGATAATTGGCGGATGAATCGAAAATCCTGCCGAATCAATTACTTCCCACTCCACTACCCTGTCCCGAATAGATTCTCTGGTATATTTCACACCAAATTCAAAATTGCTGTTTTTCCAATCATATACCCCTTTTACTTCGGCATTTACAATCATGGCATCCAAATCATTTCGTGCATGATTTAACTGTGTTCCAATTCCGCTGGTATAAGAAACATCATTATATGTTTCACTTCCAATAGTTACATCGTTTTCTCCTAAACGATATTGTGCCAAAATATCAAAATATTCCTGTTCCAAAGTATGATAAACCGAACCAATAAACTTCAACTTCAACTTATCAGAAGCTTGAAAAGTCGTTTTCAAAGCTCCAAAATAGGTGTCGTATTTATCTTTTTCCTGTCCTTCATAAAACACTGTCAACACCATGGGCTGATCTATGGTTCCAAATCTTGTTTTTCTTATCAAAGGCTGATAATTGTATTTATTCTGAGAAATATTCCCCAGAAAACTCCATTGCCATTTTGCGGAAGCATTAAAATTAACATTGGTTTGAACATCCACAAAAGAAGGTGTATAATTCGTTTGCGTTTCCTGACTTTTCACCAAAAGGCTATTGTTTCGATAACGAACTCCTGTAACAGCAGTCCATTTTTTATTTTTAGATATGGCATCAACAGCAAGGCTTCCGCCAAGAAAACTCGATTCAAAAGCAGCTGCAAACTGAGTTGGATTCCGATAAGTAATATCCAAAACCGAAGCTAATTTATCGCCATACTTAGCCTGAAATCCTCCTGCCGAAAAATTGACATTTTGAACCAAATCAGTATTCGTAAAACTCAAACCCTCCTGTTGCCCGGAACGAATTAAAAAAGGACGATAAACTTCTATTTCGTTAACATAAACCAAGTTCTCATCATAATTTCCACCTCTAACCGAATATTGCGTACTCAATTCATTGTTTGAATTCACTCCGGCTAACGTTTTCAATACATTTTCGATTCCGGCATTAGCTCCTGGCAACTTCTTGATTACATCAGGTGCGATTGTTGTAATTCCCTGAATTTGACTTTTCTTATCTTTTGTAATGATGATTTCGCCTATTTCTTCTTCGTGTTCATTCATTATCAAATTCAATTCGTAATCTTCCGAATTTTTCAACAATAAAGCAATAGTCGTTTTTTTAAACGTCAGATGACTAAAAACAAGATTGATTGTTTTATTTACAGGAACTTTAATGGTATAAAAACCTTTTGCATTCGATTGGGTCGAATGCCCTAAAAACGAAATATTGACATTACTTACAGGCTTATTTTGGGCATCAAGCAAAGTTCCCTTTACTTTGGCCAATTGCGCCAAAGAAGAAAAACTAATACAAAAGAATACCAAAACAAAAGCTAGTTTATCGTTCAAAATACTCACTTTTATTTTTGACTTCTAAAAAAACGGCTTTCAAATGTAGTTGCATTCCCTACTTGGTCGGTTACTACAACTTTTAAATCATTAGCTCCTTCGGCAACAATCCCGTCACTAAAATTATGAGTGATTTTTCTGGTTTTTGCATCGTATTCAAATAAAATCCAATTGCCATTCAAATAACCATTGTATGATTTTATACCCGAACCTGAATCTCTAATAGAAAGTTGAATCGATTTTTCGGCACTCAGCCAACGTCCTTCAATGGGCTTTGCAATTGTAATTACAGGCGGAGTAGTATCCATTGCTAAAGTATATTTACCCAAAGAGCGCACTTTAGTGCTATAAAGATTTCCTTTGGAAAATGTAGTATTATAACCTAAACTCCCACCGGAACTCAAACTGGCTATATACACTTTGCTCTTCTGTTCCTCAGTATATTTATCACTCTCTATAGCGATTTCAAAACTGGAATGAACCGGCACGCTATCATCATGAAGCGTTAAAACATTACCGTTTACAGCAAAATTCATTGCAAAATCTTCATAAAAAGTTCCCGCCGGAAAACTGGCCGTCATATTCTCTTTAGAGAAAATATTGTCCTTTTTGGATTTAACAAAATAATTAGAAGCAATAACTTCTTGCCCAATAACCGGAACAGATGAATCAAAAGCAATCGGAATATTCACGACTGTGGTGTTTCCAAAAAAGTCAGCAACTTCAATTCGATACACTAAATTCAAATTAGGAATAACATTTACAATCCCATTGTCAGCATCCTTTTTTATGATACTCAAATTAAAAGGAGAACTCATAAACAATTTTTGAACTCTTTGATATGTTTTTTTATAACGCGAATAATCAATCAAAGCATTTATGTATCGCATTTCGTCAAAGGAATAGGTGTCAAACTGATAACCAAAAGCAGCTTTTCCATTCAAATAAGACTGAACTTTATAAACTCCGTTTTTGTTAAAAGAAACATTATCATAATCATCAGCGGTAATTCCAAAACCAATTTTCCCATTAGCCAAAACCTTTGTGGCTAAATACGTTCCGTCCTTTTGCAAATTTAAATTCAATAACAATGGACGCTTGGATTGATTAGCCGTAGCTCCTTCTAACGGATAAACATAAACCGCCGAAATTATTGGTTTTTTAATGTCTTTGAAATTTTTATCAAACCCAAACAACATTGGATTAATAATTTTTTCGGTTTGAGTATCCCTAAATTCAAAATGCAAATGCGGTCCTTCAGAAGAACCTGTATTTCCTGACAAACCGATAATTTCACCCTTTTTTACTACTAATTCGTTAGCCTTTGGAAACATTTCAATTTCAAAATTTTGTTCCTTATAATGAGTGCTTTTAATATATTCGGCTATTGCCCCGGTAGCTTTTTGCAAATGACAATACACCGTAGTATAACCATTAGGATGATTAATATAAATAGCTTTTCCGTTTCCAAAAGGAGAAATTTTAATACGGGAAACATAACCATCAGCCACCGCCAGCACATTTAAACCTTCTTTTTGTAAAGTTTTAAAATCAAAACCGGCATGAAAATGATTGGGTCTTAATTCTCCAAAATTCCCCGATAATTGCATCGGAATCTCTAATGGAGACTGAAAATAATCTTTTGGATAAGTAGTTTGAGCTATAACTGCCCTAGAAATCAGTAGAAAAAAAAGGAAAAATCTCATGCGAATCATTTTTGCTAAGATAAAAAAACTAATCC
Protein-coding sequences here:
- a CDS encoding TonB-dependent receptor translates to MLNDKLAFVLVFFCISFSSLAQLAKVKGTLLDAQNKPVSNVNISFLGHSTQSNAKGFYTIKVPVNKTINLVFSHLTFKKTTIALLLKNSEDYELNLIMNEHEEEIGEIIITKDKKSQIQGITTIAPDVIKKLPGANAGIENVLKTLAGVNSNNELSTQYSVRGGNYDENLVYVNEIEVYRPFLIRSGQQEGLSFTNTDLVQNVNFSAGGFQAKYGDKLASVLDITYRNPTQFAAAFESSFLGGSLAVDAISKNKKWTAVTGVRYRNNSLLVKSQETQTNYTPSFVDVQTNVNFNASAKWQWSFLGNISQNKYNYQPLIRKTRFGTIDQPMVLTVFYEGQEKDKYDTYFGALKTTFQASDKLKLKFIGSVYHTLEQEYFDILAQYRLGENDVTIGSETYNDVSYTSGIGTQLNHARNDLDAMIVNAEVKGVYDWKNSNFEFGVKYTRESIRDRVVEWEVIDSAGFSIHPPIINFAPKDEPYTSFTGPLVPYQSVFAVNFNTINRFSAYAQWSAKTNLENAQLWYTAGVRMQNWGITGTNADSSTNSQTVFSPRVQLALKPNWEKDMIFRISGGYYYQPPFYRELRDAGGAVQPNVKAQQSVQLVLGNEYDFKMWQRPFKLVSELYYKSLNDINTYTIDNVRIRYAANNDAKAYAQGLDLRLNGEFVPGTESWFSFGYLKTEENTNTKGYIARPTDQRLKFAVLFQDYMPSIPSMKVYLNLVYNTGLPGGSPSYADPYVYQNRLNDYRRADIGFSKVLTDGNTKKKNWLGNFKELSIGLEIFNLFNNQNAITNTWVRDVYSKNEYAVPNYMTTRMFNLKLNAKL
- a CDS encoding M23 family metallopeptidase, translating into MRFFLFFLLISRAVIAQTTYPKDYFQSPLEIPMQLSGNFGELRPNHFHAGFDFKTLQKEGLNVLAVADGYVSRIKISPFGNGKAIYINHPNGYTTVYCHLQKATGAIAEYIKSTHYKEQNFEIEMFPKANELVVKKGEIIGLSGNTGSSEGPHLHFEFRDTQTEKIINPMLFGFDKNFKDIKKPIISAVYVYPLEGATANQSKRPLLLNLNLQKDGTYLATKVLANGKIGFGITADDYDNVSFNKNGVYKVQSYLNGKAAFGYQFDTYSFDEMRYINALIDYSRYKKTYQRVQKLFMSSPFNLSIIKKDADNGIVNVIPNLNLVYRIEVADFFGNTTVVNIPIAFDSSVPVIGQEVIASNYFVKSKKDNIFSKENMTASFPAGTFYEDFAMNFAVNGNVLTLHDDSVPVHSSFEIAIESDKYTEEQKSKVYIASLSSGGSLGYNTTFSKGNLYSTKVRSLGKYTLAMDTTPPVITIAKPIEGRWLSAEKSIQLSIRDSGSGIKSYNGYLNGNWILFEYDAKTRKITHNFSDGIVAEGANDLKVVVTDQVGNATTFESRFFRSQK